The genomic window TCCGCTTGACCCGAAGCCCTTTGCCCCGCGATTAGAAACAGATATCTCATCTACTTCTGTTAATGTAACAACAGGCACAGTAGCTATTACCATTTGCGCAATTCGCATGTGCTTTTCTACTTTAAACGGCTTTGTACCGTGATTAATAAGAATAACCTTTATTTCCCCACGGTATCCCTCATCAATTGTTCCTGGACTATTTAAAACTGTAACAGCGTGTTTTAGAGCTAGCCCACTTCTCGGACGAACCTGTGCTTCAGTTTGTTTTGGTAATTCTAATTGAATACCTGTAGCAATTAATGCTGCCTCTCCAGGGTTAATTAGGACGTCTTCTACAGAAAATAAGTCAAAACCAGCATCTCCATCGTGTGCTTGTTGAGGGAGAAGAGCGTCTGCATTTATTTTTTTTACCTTAATTTCGTAATTCACAAATAACCTCCTACTTTTTTATAAAAAAAATTATATCAAACATGTGATATCTTGAAACCTTTTATCCATTAAATCGTAAATAAAGAAAATGACTTGCTGAGGTGACAACATATGATTGCTATTCTTATTCGTCTAATATTTTTTGCCTTATTGGTGTTTGTTATATATAGAGTTATTAAT from Bacillus sp. HMF5848 includes these protein-coding regions:
- the dut gene encoding dUTP diphosphatase, with amino-acid sequence MNYEIKVKKINADALLPQQAHDGDAGFDLFSVEDVLINPGEAALIATGIQLELPKQTEAQVRPRSGLALKHAVTVLNSPGTIDEGYRGEIKVILINHGTKPFKVEKHMRIAQMVIATVPVVTLTEVDEISVSNRGAKGFGSSGVHREVNRK